In Oenanthe melanoleuca isolate GR-GAL-2019-014 linkage group LGE22, OMel1.0, whole genome shotgun sequence, the following proteins share a genomic window:
- the CELA1 gene encoding chymotrypsin-like elastase family member 1 has protein sequence MMLQLVLLAALALCGRCSELDLDGMQRVVGGTEARSHAWPYQVSLQYYSGGGWYHTCGGSLIQRNWVMTAAHCVNNNLNYRVVAGEHNLNANEGSEQIFSVSKIIVHPYWNSNNVAGGYDIALFRLNGYASLNGAVQLAVLPQEGTILPNNYPCYITGWGLTRSNGQLSSVLLQAYLPVVDYQTCSSASYWGSTVKNTMVCAGGDGVRSGCQGDSGGPLHCAVNGQYQVHGVTSFVSSQGCNVVRKPTVFTRVSAYVSWINSVIAQN, from the exons ATGATGCTGCAGCTCGTGCTCCTCGCCGCGCTCGCCCTGTGCG GGCGCTGCTCCGAGCTGGATCTCGATGGGATGCAGCGCGTGGTCGGCGGCACCGAGGCGCGCTCGCACGCCTGGCCCTACCAG GTCTCCCTGCAGTATTACTCCGGGGGCGGCTGGTACCACACGTGCGGGGGCTCCCTCATCCAGAGGAACTGGGTGATGACCGCCGCCCACTGCGTCAACAA TAACCTGAACTACCGTGTGGTGGCCGGCGAGCACAACCTCAACGCCAACGAGGGCAGCGAGCAGATCTTCAGCGTCAGCAAGATCATCGTCCATCCCTACTGGAACAGCAACAACGTGGCCGGCGG CTACGACATCGCCCTGTTCCGCCTGAACGGCTACGCCTCCCTGAACGGCGCCGTGCAGCTGGCggtgctgccccaggagggCACCATCCTGCCCAACAACTACCCCTGCTACATCACGGGCTGGGGCCTGACCCGCA GCAACGGGCAGCTGTCCAGCGTCCTGCTGCAGGCCTACCTGCCCGTCGTGGACTACCAGACCTGCTCCAGCGCGTCCTACTGGGGCTCCACCGTCAAGAACACCATGGTGTGCGCCGGCGGCGACGGCGTGCGCTCCGGCTGCCAG GGCGATTCCGGCGGTCCCCTGCACTGCGCCGTCAATGGGCAGTACCAGGTGCACGGCGTCACCAGCTTCGtgtccagccagggctgcaacGTCGTCCGCAAACCCACCGTGTTCACCCGCGTCTCCGCCTACGTCTCCTGGATCAACAGC GTCATCGCCCAGAACTGA